In Zingiber officinale cultivar Zhangliang chromosome 3B, Zo_v1.1, whole genome shotgun sequence, a single window of DNA contains:
- the LOC121967196 gene encoding putative germin-like protein 2-2 encodes MAVKLLLIALLALASSNAILASDPSPLQDFCVADRNSKISVNGFPCKNMDDVKAEDFFFCGLDRPGNTTNNVGSAVTQANVNQIPGLNTLGVSLVRIDYAPNGLNPPHTHPRATEVLAVIEGELYVGFVTSNLNGGGNRLFTKNLRKGDVFVFPQGLIHFQFNTGKTNAIAFAGLSSQNPGVITIANAVFGSRPHISDDVLAKAFQVDKNLIDRLQAQFWTDNNY; translated from the exons ATGGCTGTTAAACTCCTCCTCATTGCACTCCTTGCCTTAGCTTCCTCCAATGCAATATTGGCTTCCGATCCTAGTCCCCTTCAGGACTTCTGCGTCGCCGATCGTAACTCAAAGA TATCCGTCAATGGATTTCCATGCAAGAACATGGACGACGTGAAAGCGGAAGACTTCTTCTTTTGCGGCCTTGATAGGCCCGGCAACACCACCAACAACGTCGGCTCCGCTGTCACCCAAGCAAACGTGAACCAAATCCCAGGGTTGAACACGCTCGGCGTCTCCTTGGTTCGCATTGACTATGCTCCTAATGGTCTCAACCCTCCTCACACCCACCCACGCGCCACGGAGGTCCTCGCCGTGATAGAAGGAGAGCTCTACGTTGGCTTTGTGACCTCCAACCTCAACGGTGGCGGCAACCGCCTATTCACCAAGAATCTGAGAAAGGGTGATGTGTTTGTGTTCCCGCAGGGCCTCATCCACTTCCAGTTTAACACAGGGAAAACTAATGCGATCGCGTTCGCCGGTCTCAGTAGCCAAAACCCAGGCGTCATCACTATCGCCAACGCTGTTTTCGGGTCGAGGCCACACATTTCTGATGATGTGCTCGCCAAGGCTTTCCAAGTGGACAAAAACCTTATTGACCGGCTCCAGGCGCAGTTCTGGACCGACAACAACTACTAG